A section of the Orenia marismortui DSM 5156 genome encodes:
- a CDS encoding sensor histidine kinase, with amino-acid sequence MKNRLKSFFSRIKVRLTLWYIIILSLVLIVFSTLLYWSMEDYIINRVKNQLEIQAKKVLKEASKEESKDNNPYLVQLEVELEEIVFKGTISAFYNQSGELIMGDSDEVIPKVISPAESKFLIELEKKGNDDDFVVVTVAAKNKQGTIGYLRLARSLADEAATLNKLITILILGIPLTLLLAISGGYFLAYKALKPIDQISRTAQAISHSNLSKRIVAKNNDDETGRLIATLNDLLDRLEEAFSREKRFTSDASHELRTPIAIIRAHAEENLKEGRSVEECQHALKIIQKQTDYMSHLVGQLLLLARSDTKQLSIEKENLNLTELIEIVVEEMQELALRKNIDIAMDIEDNLAIYGDQSMLTQLLINFLDNAIKYTPSGGNIYIRAKAQNNQIEIEIKDTGIGISKEDQAYIFDRFYRVDKSRSRASGGSGLGLSICQWIIKLHKGNIEIESEVNQGSTFTIFLPQSR; translated from the coding sequence ATGAAGAATAGATTAAAGAGTTTCTTTTCAAGAATTAAGGTTAGACTTACTTTATGGTATATTATTATCTTGTCATTGGTTTTGATAGTATTTAGTACATTGCTATATTGGAGTATGGAAGATTATATTATTAATAGAGTGAAAAATCAACTAGAAATTCAAGCTAAAAAGGTTTTAAAAGAGGCCAGTAAAGAAGAGTCGAAGGATAATAATCCATATTTAGTTCAGTTGGAGGTTGAATTAGAAGAGATCGTTTTTAAAGGTACTATTAGTGCTTTTTATAATCAATCTGGAGAATTAATTATGGGGGATAGTGATGAAGTAATACCGAAAGTAATCAGCCCTGCTGAATCTAAATTCTTAATTGAATTAGAGAAGAAAGGGAATGATGATGATTTTGTAGTAGTAACTGTAGCGGCTAAAAATAAGCAGGGAACTATAGGGTATTTAAGATTAGCACGTTCTTTAGCTGATGAAGCAGCTACATTAAATAAGCTAATAACTATACTGATCTTAGGAATACCATTAACTTTATTATTGGCTATTAGTGGTGGCTATTTCTTAGCTTATAAAGCATTAAAACCTATTGATCAAATTAGTAGGACTGCGCAAGCTATAAGTCATAGTAACCTTTCAAAAAGAATAGTTGCCAAAAATAATGATGATGAAACTGGCCGTTTAATAGCTACTTTAAATGATTTATTAGATCGTTTGGAAGAAGCTTTTAGTAGAGAAAAGAGATTTACTAGTGATGCATCCCATGAGCTTAGAACTCCTATTGCTATAATTAGGGCTCATGCTGAGGAGAATTTGAAAGAGGGACGATCAGTTGAAGAGTGTCAGCATGCATTAAAGATAATTCAAAAGCAAACTGACTATATGAGCCATTTAGTAGGACAATTATTATTATTGGCTCGTAGTGATACTAAGCAGTTATCTATAGAAAAAGAAAATTTAAATTTGACAGAACTGATTGAAATAGTAGTTGAAGAGATGCAAGAGTTAGCACTAAGAAAGAATATAGATATAGCAATGGATATTGAAGACAACCTTGCAATTTATGGTGATCAAAGTATGTTAACTCAGTTATTAATAAATTTCTTAGACAATGCTATTAAGTATACACCTAGTGGGGGTAATATCTATATTAGGGCTAAAGCCCAAAATAATCAGATTGAGATTGAGATTAAAGATACTGGTATTGGTATTTCAAAAGAGGATCAAGCTTATATCTTTGATAGATTTTATCGAGTAGATAAATC
- a CDS encoding response regulator transcription factor: MRILIVEDEYHLAEVLQKGLKEDGYAVDAVNNGQEAIDLAVVIQYDLIILDLMLPIKSGIEVLRELREEGNKVPVLILTAKDSVEDKVAGLDLGADDYLTKPFAFDELRARIRALFRRKLGESNNVLKVDDLVLDTITHKVSRGGKDIDLTVKEYSVLEYLIRNRGQVLSRTQIEEHVWDYRYGSNSNIVDVYIRYLRKKIDKGFDKKLIETVRGRGYRLRVVE; this comes from the coding sequence ATGCGGATTTTAATAGTAGAAGATGAATATCATTTGGCAGAAGTCCTACAAAAAGGTCTAAAAGAAGATGGCTATGCTGTTGATGCTGTTAATAATGGTCAAGAAGCAATAGATTTAGCTGTTGTAATACAGTATGATTTAATTATTTTAGATTTAATGCTTCCTATTAAAAGTGGAATAGAAGTATTAAGAGAATTGAGAGAAGAAGGTAATAAAGTTCCTGTTCTAATTTTAACTGCTAAAGATTCAGTAGAAGATAAGGTGGCAGGTTTAGATTTGGGGGCAGATGATTATTTGACCAAACCCTTTGCCTTTGATGAATTAAGAGCTAGAATTAGAGCTTTATTTAGAAGAAAGTTGGGAGAAAGTAATAATGTTTTAAAAGTAGATGATCTGGTATTAGATACTATAACCCATAAAGTAAGTAGGGGAGGAAAAGATATTGACTTAACTGTTAAGGAATATTCTGTTTTAGAATATTTAATCAGAAATCGTGGACAAGTTCTAAGTAGAACTCAAATAGAAGAGCATGTTTGGGACTACAGATATGGTAGTAATTCTAATATTGTGGATGTGTATATTCGTTATTTACGAAAAAAGATTGATAAAGGCTTTGATAAAAAATTAATAGAGACTGTTAGAGGACGAGGCTATAGATTGAGAGTGGTAGAGTAA
- a CDS encoding phosphatase PAP2 family protein, whose amino-acid sequence MLTPSIYMYIIFISIVFYLVKEGYWNNSFTNLYTTIKSNLKLFLLTLSLTIFSILVLDLPISEYFSDRDNLTFLNHIIAMINNLGDGSFIFSLFTTLVIISLIIKKDKYKRILLISLSSSVYAGLFNLFLKIFFNRARPYVNLNPYKLFTYGNTHIFRSDYWSMPSGHTIVAFAAFIPLAIHSKNKILKLFFINLSILVAFARIYLFKHWLSDVIIAAFLGTMIGIMTYQHNNIKKSNEAIKAL is encoded by the coding sequence ATGTTAACACCATCTATATATATGTATATTATTTTTATTTCTATAGTTTTCTATTTAGTCAAAGAGGGATATTGGAATAATTCCTTTACAAATCTATATACTACAATTAAAAGTAATCTAAAGCTATTTCTTTTAACCCTATCTTTAACAATATTCTCAATCTTAGTCTTGGATTTACCAATCTCGGAGTACTTTTCTGACCGAGATAACCTAACTTTTCTAAACCATATCATCGCTATGATAAATAATTTGGGCGATGGATCCTTTATCTTCTCTTTATTTACTACTTTAGTGATTATTTCTTTAATAATTAAAAAAGATAAATATAAGAGAATATTATTAATCTCTCTAAGTTCATCAGTTTATGCAGGATTATTTAATTTATTTCTAAAGATCTTCTTTAACAGAGCAAGACCTTATGTTAATTTAAATCCCTATAAACTATTTACTTATGGCAATACTCATATATTTAGATCAGATTATTGGAGTATGCCTTCTGGACATACAATTGTAGCATTTGCTGCTTTTATCCCTTTAGCAATCCACTCTAAAAATAAAATATTAAAACTCTTCTTTATTAATTTATCAATTTTAGTAGCCTTTGCTCGTATCTATCTTTTTAAACATTGGCTTAGTGATGTAATTATAGCTGCATTTCTGGGAACTATGATTGGAATAATGACTTATCAACATAATAATATTAAAAAGAGTAATGAAGCAATTAAAGCACTTTGA
- the hypE gene encoding hydrogenase expression/formation protein HypE — translation MKIITMAHGSGGKLTEELIEGIFYKSFKNDLLLQANDSTLLSFIKGRLVATTDNFVVKPIFFRGGDIGKLSICGTVNDLLMSGSRPLYITVGFIIEEGFEINKLEKIVESMAVTALKAKVKIVSGDTKVVERGSCDGVYINTTGIGVLERNIKLGGARAEVGDKIIINGSIGDHGASIFTQRGELEMNSSLQSDCTLLNDLIVEILDNSNKVKVLRDPTRGGLATTLNEIAGQSKVSIKLKEEKLLIRDEVRSLCQIAGFDPLYLANEGKVVVVVDNSESNRVLEVMRKNDLGREARVIGEVVEDDNNRVYLETSINGTRIVNALVGELLPRIC, via the coding sequence ATGAAGATAATTACTATGGCCCATGGTAGTGGAGGAAAGTTGACTGAAGAGTTGATAGAAGGGATTTTTTATAAATCCTTTAAGAATGATCTTCTTTTACAAGCTAATGATTCGACCTTGTTATCTTTTATTAAGGGAAGATTAGTTGCTACTACAGATAACTTTGTAGTTAAGCCTATATTTTTTAGAGGTGGAGATATAGGAAAGTTATCAATCTGCGGAACTGTTAATGATTTGCTAATGAGTGGATCTAGACCTCTATATATAACTGTAGGGTTTATTATTGAAGAAGGATTTGAGATTAATAAGTTAGAGAAAATAGTAGAATCTATGGCTGTAACTGCATTAAAGGCTAAGGTAAAGATAGTTAGTGGGGATACAAAGGTTGTTGAAAGAGGGAGCTGTGATGGAGTATATATTAATACTACGGGCATAGGTGTCTTAGAAAGAAATATTAAATTAGGAGGAGCTAGAGCAGAAGTAGGAGATAAGATAATAATTAATGGAAGTATAGGAGATCATGGAGCTAGTATTTTTACTCAAAGGGGAGAATTAGAGATGAATAGTAGTTTACAAAGTGATTGTACTTTATTAAATGATTTGATAGTTGAGATTTTGGATAATTCTAATAAGGTGAAAGTATTACGTGATCCTACAAGGGGAGGATTAGCTACTACTTTAAATGAAATTGCTGGACAGAGTAAAGTGAGTATTAAATTAAAGGAAGAGAAGCTTTTGATTAGAGATGAAGTCAGAAGTCTTTGCCAAATTGCTGGTTTTGATCCCTTATATTTAGCTAATGAAGGTAAAGTAGTGGTAGTAGTTGATAATAGTGAAAGTAATAGGGTTTTAGAAGTTATGAGAAAGAATGATTTAGGAAGAGAAGCGAGAGTGATTGGAGAAGTAGTAGAGGATGATAATAATAGAGTCTATTTAGAAACTAGCATTAATGGAACTAGAATAGTTAATGCCTTAGTTGGAGAATTATTACCTAGAATATGTTGA
- the hypD gene encoding hydrogenase formation protein HypD — translation MAYYNKFRDIDLLKEMLNQIRNFDKEVKIMEVCGTHTRAIFVGGIPKLLSDHITLISGPGCPICVTTQIYIDKAIELAKKSNVIITSFADFIKVPGNNSSLQQIKALGGDVRVVHSPISALKIAQKNYDKEVVFLAIGFETTAPIIALSLKEADRLKLDNYSILLSLKTMPAIIEKLILDLESEIDGFICPGHVSTIIGSQAFNFIADNYNLAAVIAGFERVDIIMALARILKMVKEGITTVDNLYSRVVKAKGNLKAIAIMNEFFEVKDSTWRGLGLVRNSGLGLKEKYQNFNAENKFEFKVVPQEKKIFCSCGDVLTGKKRPSDCQLFARDCNPLNPQGPCMVSEEGSCNIYYEYRR, via the coding sequence ATGGCTTATTATAATAAATTTAGGGATATAGATTTACTTAAAGAAATGCTTAATCAAATTAGAAATTTTGACAAAGAGGTAAAGATTATGGAAGTTTGTGGAACTCATACTAGGGCTATCTTTGTTGGTGGTATTCCTAAATTATTATCTGATCATATAACTTTAATCTCTGGTCCAGGCTGTCCTATCTGTGTTACTACTCAAATTTATATTGACAAAGCTATTGAACTTGCTAAGAAGAGTAATGTGATAATTACAAGCTTTGCTGATTTTATAAAAGTACCAGGAAATAATAGTTCTTTACAGCAGATAAAGGCTTTGGGAGGGGATGTACGGGTAGTTCATTCTCCTATATCAGCTCTAAAAATTGCTCAGAAAAATTATGATAAAGAAGTTGTCTTCTTAGCTATTGGTTTTGAAACTACAGCTCCTATAATAGCTTTAAGTCTTAAGGAAGCAGATAGATTAAAGCTAGATAATTATTCTATCTTATTATCATTAAAGACTATGCCAGCTATAATTGAAAAATTAATATTAGATTTAGAATCAGAGATAGATGGCTTTATCTGTCCTGGCCATGTTAGTACAATCATTGGTAGTCAAGCTTTTAATTTTATAGCAGATAATTATAACTTAGCTGCAGTAATAGCTGGTTTTGAAAGGGTTGATATTATTATGGCTTTAGCTAGAATATTAAAGATGGTTAAAGAAGGGATTACTACAGTAGATAATTTGTATAGTAGAGTGGTTAAAGCTAAAGGTAATTTAAAGGCAATAGCCATAATGAATGAATTTTTTGAAGTTAAAGATAGTACTTGGCGAGGCTTAGGACTAGTAAGAAATAGTGGTTTAGGATTAAAGGAGAAGTATCAAAACTTTAATGCAGAGAATAAATTTGAATTTAAGGTAGTACCTCAAGAGAAAAAAATTTTTTGTAGTTGTGGTGATGTTTTAACAGGAAAGAAGAGGCCATCAGATTGCCAATTGTTTGCTAGAGATTGTAATCCTTTAAATCCTCAAGGTCCATGTATGGTATCAGAAGAAGGAAGTTGTAATATTTACTATGAATATAGAAGGTGA
- a CDS encoding HypC/HybG/HupF family hydrogenase formation chaperone, with protein MCIAIPGRVIELDEMMAIVDFGGVSQRVNIDLIDYVKLGDYLLIHCGCAIEKLNQKAAQETKRLLEQGRVNNVDGEKNNGLL; from the coding sequence ATGTGCATAGCAATACCAGGAAGAGTGATTGAGCTTGATGAGATGATGGCTATTGTAGATTTTGGTGGAGTTAGTCAAAGGGTGAATATTGATTTAATAGATTATGTCAAGCTAGGAGATTATCTCTTAATTCACTGTGGTTGTGCTATTGAGAAATTAAATCAAAAAGCTGCCCAAGAGACCAAAAGATTACTAGAACAAGGAAGAGTCAATAATGTAGATGGTGAAAAAAATAATGGCTTATTATAA
- the hypF gene encoding carbamoyltransferase HypF: MVKICKRIEVRGIVQGVGFRPFIYNLAAKYNLAGWINNTSNGVVIDIEGEREKINSFLSLIHSNTPSLAKIDSVEVKELHLKGYGSFSIRKSSTNRKDITLISPDIAICSDCNEEINNCNNRRYQYPFTNCTNCGPRYSIIEALPYDRAVTTMKDFKICDSCREEYEDLSNRRFHAQTNACPNCGPQVYLADDSGSKLVLDPLKQTINLLQKGKIIAIKGLGGFHLACDGKNEVAINKLRLRKRRADKPFALMMKNLEVAKRYCYLNAQEEEILTGIKRPILLLKRKNNSLPANISVDNNYLGVMLPYTPLHELLFEEGLEILVMTSANLSGLPLEYRNQGALDNLKELADYFLLHDREIKTPVDDSVSRIILGQETLIRRGRGYTPLVIKFNGLKETLACGSELKNTFAIAKSDYIFLSQHIGNIDNLESYQNYKQVIRHLKDLYQINPQIIAHDLHPEYLTTRFAQNQKEEKVPVQHHHAHIVSCMVENEVSEQVIGLAFDGTGVGTDGRLWGGEFLLCDYTKFKRVGQLNYIKLPGGEKAIKEPWRIAISHLYQAYGADLELFNELIDIKIERIEKVIRLIKADINSPETSSMGRLFDTVASLIALGEVISYEAQGAIKLESLATATEARKYAYQIENNNGYYLINTIPLIKAIVDDIKLGLNKEVIARKFHNTIISFSVALCELIRDEYKTKLVALSGGVFQNQILLKGIYQQLVAKEFEVYFHSKLPSNDGGLAVGQLVIANYQKGAKNDVHSNTRKSD, translated from the coding sequence ATGGTCAAAATTTGTAAGAGAATTGAGGTTAGAGGAATAGTGCAGGGAGTTGGCTTTAGACCTTTTATTTATAACTTAGCAGCTAAATATAATTTAGCAGGCTGGATTAATAATACTTCAAATGGAGTGGTTATTGATATCGAAGGTGAGAGGGAAAAAATCAATTCTTTTTTATCTCTTATTCACTCAAATACACCTTCTTTAGCCAAAATAGATAGTGTAGAGGTTAAAGAGTTGCATTTAAAAGGTTATGGTAGTTTTAGTATTAGGAAAAGTTCAACTAATAGAAAAGATATAACCTTAATCTCCCCAGATATAGCAATCTGTTCAGATTGTAATGAAGAGATAAATAATTGTAATAATCGCCGTTATCAATACCCATTTACTAATTGCACTAATTGTGGTCCACGTTATTCTATAATTGAAGCTTTGCCCTATGATCGAGCAGTAACTACTATGAAAGATTTCAAGATCTGTGATAGCTGTAGAGAAGAGTATGAAGACCTTAGTAATAGGAGGTTCCATGCTCAAACCAATGCTTGCCCTAATTGTGGTCCTCAAGTTTATTTAGCAGATGATTCAGGGAGTAAATTAGTATTAGATCCACTAAAACAAACTATCAACTTACTTCAAAAAGGAAAGATAATTGCTATTAAGGGTTTAGGAGGTTTTCATTTAGCTTGTGATGGAAAGAATGAAGTTGCTATTAATAAGTTAAGGCTTAGAAAGAGAAGAGCAGATAAGCCTTTTGCTCTGATGATGAAAAATCTAGAAGTGGCTAAGAGATATTGCTATCTTAATGCTCAGGAAGAAGAGATCTTAACAGGAATTAAAAGACCAATTTTATTATTAAAGCGAAAGAATAATTCTTTGCCAGCTAATATTTCTGTTGATAATAATTATTTGGGGGTGATGTTACCCTATACTCCTTTACATGAATTATTATTTGAGGAGGGCTTAGAAATTCTAGTAATGACCAGTGCTAATTTGAGTGGATTACCATTGGAATATAGAAATCAAGGAGCTTTAGATAATTTAAAAGAGCTTGCTGATTACTTTTTATTACATGACCGTGAGATAAAGACTCCAGTTGATGATTCAGTTTCAAGAATTATTTTAGGTCAAGAAACTTTAATTAGGAGAGGAAGAGGTTATACACCTTTAGTTATTAAATTTAATGGTTTAAAAGAGACTTTAGCTTGTGGATCTGAGCTTAAAAATACCTTTGCTATTGCTAAGTCAGATTATATTTTTCTAAGTCAACATATAGGTAATATAGATAATTTAGAGAGCTATCAAAACTATAAACAGGTGATTAGACACCTTAAAGATCTCTATCAAATTAATCCTCAAATTATCGCTCATGACCTACATCCAGAATACTTAACTACAAGATTTGCCCAAAATCAGAAGGAGGAGAAGGTTCCAGTTCAGCATCATCATGCTCATATAGTTAGTTGTATGGTAGAGAATGAGGTTAGTGAACAGGTAATTGGTTTGGCTTTTGATGGAACAGGGGTGGGGACAGATGGTAGGTTATGGGGAGGGGAATTTTTACTTTGCGATTATACTAAATTTAAAAGGGTAGGGCAGTTGAATTATATTAAGCTGCCTGGGGGAGAAAAAGCTATTAAAGAACCCTGGAGGATAGCTATTAGTCATCTCTATCAAGCTTATGGAGCTGATTTAGAATTATTTAATGAATTAATTGATATTAAAATAGAGAGGATTGAGAAGGTAATTAGATTAATCAAAGCAGATATTAATTCTCCTGAAACTTCTAGTATGGGACGTTTATTTGATACAGTAGCAAGTTTAATTGCTTTAGGAGAAGTGATTAGCTATGAAGCACAAGGAGCTATTAAGTTAGAAAGTCTTGCTACTGCTACAGAAGCAAGGAAATATGCTTATCAGATTGAAAATAATAATGGTTATTATCTAATCAATACAATCCCTTTAATTAAAGCTATAGTTGATGATATTAAATTAGGGCTAAATAAAGAAGTGATTGCCAGAAAGTTTCACAATACTATAATTAGCTTTTCAGTTGCTCTCTGCGAGTTGATTAGAGATGAATATAAGACAAAACTAGTTGCTTTAAGTGGTGGAGTCTTTCAAAATCAAATTTTATTAAAAGGTATTTATCAGCAATTAGTGGCAAAAGAATTTGAGGTATATTTTCACAGCAAACTACCTTCTAATGATGGAGGATTAGCAGTAGGACAGTTAGTAATTGCTAATTATCAAAAAGGAGCTAAAAATGATGTGCATAGCAATACCAGGAAGAGTGATTGA
- the hypB gene encoding hydrogenase nickel incorporation protein HypB, protein MKQLDVKKSITVMKDLFDTNNKIAAVNRELFKKKGIFTINLVGSPGAGKTSLLEKIIRNMKDQLNIVVIEGDLYTTKDGERIEQEGIEVIQLNTKGACHLEANMIAEAISDLNLAEIDLLIIENVGNLVCTASFDLGEDIKITLLSITEGSDKPLKYPLIFQNSEAVVVNKLDLLNYTDFSMDELYEDLRSLKEDIKVFEVSCIKERGTLGFENYLKDEINNKLLSSGC, encoded by the coding sequence ATGAAGCAACTTGACGTTAAGAAGAGTATTACTGTGATGAAGGATTTATTTGATACTAATAACAAAATTGCTGCTGTTAATCGGGAGTTATTTAAGAAGAAAGGGATCTTTACAATTAATTTAGTGGGTTCTCCAGGAGCAGGGAAGACTTCATTATTAGAAAAGATTATTAGGAATATGAAGGATCAATTAAATATTGTAGTAATAGAAGGTGATTTATATACTACTAAAGATGGTGAGCGAATTGAACAAGAGGGAATAGAGGTTATTCAACTTAATACTAAAGGTGCTTGTCACTTGGAAGCTAATATGATAGCAGAGGCAATATCTGATTTGAATTTAGCAGAGATAGATTTATTGATCATTGAGAATGTAGGCAATTTAGTATGTACAGCATCTTTTGATTTAGGAGAAGATATTAAAATAACACTATTAAGTATAACTGAAGGTAGTGATAAGCCCCTTAAGTATCCGCTAATCTTTCAAAATTCAGAGGCAGTTGTAGTTAATAAGCTAGATTTATTAAATTACACTGACTTTTCAATGGATGAGTTGTATGAAGATCTTAGATCTTTAAAAGAAGATATTAAAGTTTTTGAAGTTTCTTGTATTAAAGAAAGAGGTACTTTAGGCTTTGAAAATTATTTAAAGGATGAAATTAACAATAAGCTATTATCTAGTGGGTGCTAA
- the hypA gene encoding hydrogenase maturation nickel metallochaperone HypA: MHEMSLMTQLFSIIQEYIMKYGLDKVTKIVLKVGEMSCVEDESLNFAFQFFVKDTKVEGAELIIDRVEAINKCQFCGIEYKADFTNKICPECKRFNYNLISGDEILLEKLEGE; the protein is encoded by the coding sequence ATGCATGAGATGTCTTTGATGACCCAATTATTTTCTATTATTCAAGAGTACATCATGAAGTATGGTTTAGACAAAGTAACAAAAATAGTATTAAAGGTAGGTGAGATGAGTTGTGTAGAAGATGAATCATTGAATTTTGCTTTTCAATTTTTTGTTAAGGATACAAAAGTGGAAGGAGCTGAACTAATAATAGATAGAGTAGAAGCTATTAATAAGTGTCAGTTTTGTGGAATAGAATATAAAGCTGATTTTACTAATAAGATATGTCCAGAATGTAAGCGGTTTAATTATAATTTAATTAGTGGTGATGAAATATTATTAGAGAAGTTAGAGGGGGAGTAA
- a CDS encoding nickel-dependent hydrogenase large subunit, which translates to MSKKVTFSPVTRLSGILSVKLTIDNNIVVDADASSTMFRGFEWIMRDRHVTDAVYMTQRVCGICSLAHGAIGSYLLDELYDNQISEDAQYLRNIMYGADFLQNHIRQIYFFSLPDYVKMPNRPPFHGQNLLDARLKPRDNQCLVDNYFKAIKIAQQSHQILALFGGKAPHQHSFVHGGVAVAPTVDKINTALSLVEQIHQFVSKTMLPDIKLISRVYSDYFEIGVTPRRLLSFGLWRFGANNDKYLWKGGVLRGNRLAEVDLDLINEGIINSWFEGDADNIYDGELEPEPLKESAYSWVKTVKYKGEQFETGPLARLIINGLYKGGTSTMDRIMSRTLETLLITELMIKWLAKLKPSQEAPIKQNKEPIKDQVIATNDAMRGALLHSAKINDEEVIKYNIITPTVWNFSPKDQHGNLGPVENAMVGTKIRYPGELYTVLGRIIRSFDPCMSCATHVLDLKGNVKGKVVF; encoded by the coding sequence ATGAGTAAGAAGGTAACTTTTAGTCCTGTTACTCGCTTGAGTGGAATTTTATCAGTTAAATTAACTATAGATAATAATATAGTAGTAGATGCTGATGCTAGTAGTACGATGTTTAGAGGTTTTGAATGGATTATGAGAGATAGACATGTTACTGATGCTGTGTACATGACACAAAGAGTTTGTGGAATTTGTTCTTTGGCTCATGGTGCTATTGGAAGCTATCTACTAGATGAATTATATGATAATCAGATTTCAGAGGATGCTCAATACTTAAGGAACATTATGTATGGGGCAGATTTTTTACAGAATCATATCAGGCAAATTTATTTTTTCAGTCTTCCTGATTATGTAAAGATGCCTAATCGACCTCCTTTCCATGGTCAAAATTTATTAGATGCTCGTTTAAAACCTAGAGATAATCAGTGTTTAGTAGATAATTATTTTAAAGCAATCAAAATTGCTCAGCAGAGTCATCAGATTTTAGCATTATTTGGTGGAAAAGCCCCTCATCAGCATAGTTTTGTTCATGGAGGGGTAGCTGTAGCTCCAACAGTAGATAAGATTAATACAGCTTTATCCTTAGTTGAGCAGATTCATCAATTTGTTAGTAAAACTATGCTGCCCGATATTAAATTAATCTCTAGAGTTTATAGCGATTATTTTGAAATTGGAGTGACTCCACGCCGTTTATTATCTTTTGGGTTGTGGAGATTTGGTGCTAACAATGATAAGTATTTATGGAAGGGAGGAGTACTTAGGGGTAATCGTTTAGCTGAAGTAGATCTTGATTTAATTAATGAAGGTATTATTAACTCTTGGTTTGAGGGAGACGCTGATAATATTTATGATGGGGAGCTAGAGCCAGAGCCCTTAAAGGAGAGTGCTTATAGTTGGGTTAAGACAGTTAAGTATAAGGGAGAACAGTTTGAGACTGGGCCTTTAGCAAGATTAATTATTAATGGGCTATATAAGGGTGGAACTTCAACAATGGATAGAATTATGTCTAGAACTCTAGAAACTTTATTAATCACTGAATTAATGATAAAGTGGCTAGCTAAATTAAAGCCTAGTCAAGAGGCTCCTATCAAGCAGAATAAAGAACCAATAAAAGATCAAGTTATAGCTACTAATGATGCTATGCGAGGTGCTTTATTACATAGTGCTAAGATTAATGATGAAGAGGTAATTAAATATAATATTATCACTCCAACAGTTTGGAACTTCTCCCCTAAAGACCAGCATGGAAATTTAGGGCCTGTTGAAAATGCTATGGTAGGAACTAAGATACGTTATCCAGGAGAGCTGTATACTGTTTTAGGGAGAATTATCCGTTCCTTTGACCCTTGTATGTCTTGTGCTACTCATGTACTTGATCTTAAGGGGAATGTTAAAGGCAAGGTGGTATTTTGA